From a single Sphingobium lignivorans genomic region:
- a CDS encoding DUF423 domain-containing protein yields the protein MIAILAALSAAIAIAAAAFGAHAAGSEQAAEWLRTGGLYQLVHAVAVVALGNRAGLRAPAALLLGGSVLFAATLYAMALGAPRWFGAITPIGGVMMILGWLWAGWLFARPPR from the coding sequence ATGATTGCGATTCTTGCAGCGCTCAGCGCGGCCATTGCCATCGCGGCAGCAGCCTTTGGCGCGCACGCCGCCGGCAGTGAGCAGGCGGCGGAATGGCTGCGCACGGGCGGCCTGTATCAGCTCGTCCATGCCGTGGCCGTTGTTGCGCTGGGGAACCGGGCGGGCCTACGCGCGCCTGCCGCGTTGCTGCTGGGCGGCAGCGTGCTTTTCGCTGCCACGCTGTATGCCATGGCGCTTGGCGCGCCGCGCTGGTTCGGCGCGATCACGCCCATCGGGGGCGTCATGATGATCCTGGGGTGGCTGTGGGCCGGCTGGCTCTTCGCGCGGCCGCCCCGCTGA
- a CDS encoding patatin-like protein, whose protein sequence is MREKELRLALVCYGGVSLAVYMHGVTKEIWRLARASRDFWSAGPASDGGSESIYLAMLRACQADHDLRLRVLPDIIAGASAGGINGIFLAQAIETGESLDPLTELWLRCADADILLDPDARPLSRFTKFWAAPILWLLMRRRGDTVDKTVAPEAREEVRRKLSNFVRARWFAPPFGGKGFSGLLLDAFDAMSAGAHGEPLLPPHHPLDLFVTATDFAGHEETLRLNSPPQIKETEHRLTIAFRARGDYPRRLADPAELVFAARATASFPGAFPPFTVRELDRVLSERERPWPGRQAFLRRILPHHSARGTAEDAVLIDGSVLANAPFAQAIDALKDRPARRIVDRRFVYVEPAPDVAGFRLTSPVARTETGERPLPGFFRTIFGAVSDIPREQPIRDNLEAIAARSARIRRMQHIVDALRPDIERTVDRTLGRTLFLIRPTARRLAVWRARFQQRAARSAGFAYPAYGYLKYSGIVEELADLILALAGEGSPLDREELRRTLRDALHVRGIDNVGHGTSDGASDALIAFYRSHDVAFRIRRLRFLARNLSTAGEQDSPGEAVDDGRAQMRDMLYEAIALYAERQLPGWFDETVRERARAARRDPLAAIEAVAEARDLREADAMVDARFAEAAMCLAPEDRRHLLKAYLGFPFYDIATLPLLQGEGLDEYDPIKVDRISPEDATAIRAGGAAATLRGIEFNSFGAFFSRAYRENDYLWGRLHGADRLIDLLLSTMPAWPDADARRAAWKRQAFEAILDEEEAQLPLMQAEIARIRQEIDAAMPAANRPSPE, encoded by the coding sequence ATGCGGGAGAAGGAACTGAGGCTGGCGCTGGTCTGCTATGGCGGCGTGAGCCTCGCAGTCTACATGCATGGCGTCACCAAGGAGATCTGGCGTCTCGCCCGCGCCAGCCGGGATTTCTGGAGCGCCGGTCCCGCCTCGGATGGGGGAAGCGAGAGCATCTATCTCGCGATGCTGCGGGCCTGCCAGGCAGATCATGATCTCAGGCTGCGCGTCCTGCCGGACATCATCGCCGGCGCCAGCGCGGGGGGCATCAACGGCATCTTCCTTGCCCAGGCGATCGAGACCGGCGAGTCGCTCGATCCGCTGACCGAATTGTGGCTCCGCTGCGCCGATGCCGACATCCTGCTCGATCCCGATGCGCGGCCCCTTTCGCGCTTCACCAAATTCTGGGCCGCGCCCATCCTCTGGCTGCTGATGCGTCGGCGCGGCGACACGGTGGACAAGACGGTGGCGCCGGAAGCCCGGGAGGAAGTGCGCCGCAAGCTCTCGAATTTCGTGCGGGCGCGCTGGTTCGCGCCGCCTTTCGGCGGCAAGGGCTTTTCGGGCCTGCTGCTCGATGCCTTCGACGCAATGAGCGCGGGCGCTCATGGCGAGCCGCTGCTGCCGCCTCATCATCCGCTCGATCTCTTCGTGACGGCGACGGATTTCGCGGGGCATGAGGAAACGCTGCGACTCAACAGCCCGCCCCAGATCAAGGAAACCGAGCATCGGCTGACCATCGCTTTCCGAGCTCGAGGCGATTATCCCCGCCGCCTCGCGGACCCGGCCGAGCTCGTCTTCGCGGCGCGCGCCACGGCGAGCTTCCCCGGCGCCTTTCCGCCTTTCACGGTGCGGGAACTTGATCGCGTGCTGAGCGAGCGGGAGCGGCCATGGCCGGGGCGCCAGGCCTTCCTGCGCCGCATCCTGCCGCACCACAGTGCGCGGGGCACGGCGGAGGATGCCGTGCTGATCGATGGCTCCGTGCTCGCCAATGCGCCCTTCGCGCAGGCCATCGACGCGCTCAAGGATCGCCCTGCCCGCCGGATCGTGGACAGGCGCTTCGTCTATGTCGAGCCCGCCCCTGACGTGGCGGGTTTTCGCCTGACGTCGCCCGTCGCACGGACAGAGACGGGCGAACGCCCCCTCCCCGGCTTTTTCCGCACGATCTTCGGCGCGGTCAGCGACATCCCGCGCGAGCAGCCCATTCGCGACAATCTGGAAGCGATTGCGGCCCGGTCGGCGCGGATACGGCGCATGCAGCATATCGTCGACGCGCTTCGGCCGGATATCGAGCGCACTGTCGATCGCACGCTTGGCCGCACGCTGTTCCTCATCCGGCCGACGGCCCGGCGTCTCGCCGTTTGGCGCGCCCGCTTTCAGCAGAGAGCGGCCCGATCGGCGGGGTTCGCCTATCCCGCTTATGGCTATCTCAAATATTCCGGCATTGTCGAGGAACTGGCCGACCTGATCCTCGCGCTGGCCGGAGAAGGGTCGCCGCTGGACCGGGAGGAATTGCGGCGGACCTTGCGGGACGCGCTGCATGTGCGTGGCATCGACAATGTGGGGCACGGGACCTCGGACGGCGCGAGCGACGCGCTCATCGCCTTCTACCGGAGCCATGACGTCGCCTTCCGCATCCGCCGCCTCCGCTTCCTCGCACGCAACTTGTCGACGGCGGGCGAGCAGGATTCGCCGGGCGAAGCAGTCGATGACGGCCGCGCCCAGATGCGCGACATGCTTTACGAGGCCATCGCACTCTACGCGGAAAGGCAACTGCCCGGCTGGTTCGACGAGACTGTGCGGGAACGCGCCCGGGCGGCGCGGCGCGATCCGCTCGCCGCCATCGAGGCCGTGGCCGAGGCGCGGGATCTGCGCGAAGCCGATGCGATGGTGGACGCGCGCTTTGCTGAAGCAGCGATGTGTCTCGCGCCGGAGGATCGCAGGCACCTGCTCAAGGCCTATCTGGGTTTTCCCTTCTATGACATCGCCACGCTCCCGCTGCTGCAGGGCGAGGGACTGGACGAATATGACCCCATCAAGGTGGACCGGATTTCGCCCGAGGATGCGACGGCTATCCGCGCGGGCGGCGCTGCCGCGACGCTGCGCGGCATCGAGTTCAACAGCTTCGGGGCTTTCTTCAGCCGCGCCTATCGCGAGAATGACTATCTGTGGGGCCGGCTGCACGGCGCCGACCGGCTGATCGACTTGCTGCTCTCCACCATGCCTGCCTGGCCGGATGCGGACGCACGCCGGGCCGCGTGGAAGCGGCAGGCCTTCGAGGCCATCCTTGACGAAGAAGAAGCGCAATTGCCGCTCATGCAGGCGGAAATCGCGCGGATCCGGCAGGAGATCGACGCCGCTATGCCGGCGGCGAATCGCCCTTCACCAGAGTGA
- a CDS encoding host attachment family protein produces the protein MKIDHGTLVAVMDGKKMLLFRNEGDETYPNLVLEQEREQDNPPGHEQGTDAPGRAFSSVGPGRSAMEETDFHRLAEDRFADEAAAILNKRALANAFDKLIIVAPPKTLGELRGHYHKELESRLVGEVAKDLTGHPVPDIERIVSES, from the coding sequence ATGAAGATCGATCATGGGACTCTTGTCGCGGTGATGGACGGCAAGAAGATGCTGCTCTTCCGTAACGAGGGCGACGAGACCTATCCCAATCTCGTGCTCGAGCAGGAGCGCGAGCAGGACAATCCTCCGGGGCACGAGCAGGGGACCGATGCGCCCGGCCGGGCCTTCTCTTCGGTCGGGCCAGGGCGCAGTGCCATGGAAGAAACCGATTTCCATCGCCTTGCCGAGGACAGGTTCGCCGATGAAGCGGCCGCGATCCTCAACAAGCGCGCCTTGGCGAATGCGTTCGACAAGCTCATCATCGTCGCGCCGCCCAAAACGCTGGGCGAGCTGCGCGGCCACTACCACAAGGAGCTGGAAAGCCGGCTGGTGGGCGAAGTGGCCAAAGATCTGACAGGGCATCCGGTGCCGGACATCGAGCGGATCGTCAGCGAAAGCTGA
- a CDS encoding endonuclease/exonuclease/phosphatase family protein produces the protein MIKVASYNIRKAIGTDRRRLPERIIDVLNELDADVIALQEADRRFGPRHAVLPDRLLAMHSDYRAVELPTRTESMGWHGNALLVRRDVQEGAAGDVMHLPCLEPRGAVLASLDLKGMKTRVVGMHLDLSGLWRRRQAAAVVHHVDQLEDGDPSGATILMGDTNEWTVNRGCLADFARQYEIAPCGRSFHARRQVAALDRIMWRGNIALEDCGVHSTALARRASDHLPIWATFSTKD, from the coding sequence ATGATCAAGGTCGCTTCCTACAACATTCGCAAAGCCATCGGGACCGACCGCCGTCGGCTGCCCGAACGGATCATCGACGTGCTCAACGAGCTCGATGCCGATGTGATCGCGCTGCAGGAAGCGGACCGCCGCTTCGGGCCGCGCCATGCCGTGCTGCCGGACCGGCTGCTGGCGATGCACTCGGATTATCGGGCCGTCGAACTGCCGACCCGCACGGAAAGCATGGGCTGGCATGGCAATGCGCTGCTGGTCCGGCGGGACGTGCAGGAAGGCGCTGCCGGTGACGTCATGCATCTGCCGTGCCTGGAGCCGCGCGGGGCCGTGCTCGCCTCGCTCGATCTCAAGGGCATGAAGACCCGGGTGGTGGGCATGCACCTCGACCTTTCGGGGCTGTGGCGCCGGCGGCAGGCAGCGGCGGTGGTCCATCATGTCGACCAGCTTGAAGATGGCGATCCCTCGGGCGCGACGATCCTCATGGGCGACACCAACGAGTGGACCGTCAATCGCGGGTGCCTTGCCGATTTCGCGCGCCAGTATGAGATCGCGCCATGCGGTCGCAGCTTCCATGCCCGCCGTCAGGTCGCGGCGCTGGATCGGATCATGTGGCGCGGCAATATCGCGCTCGAGGATTGCGGCGTTCACAGCACGGCGCTGGCGCGGCGCGCCTCCGACCATCTGCCGATCTGGGCGACGTTCAGCACGAAGGACTGA
- a CDS encoding cryptochrome/photolyase family protein, whose translation MTEPVILWLRRDLRLGDQAALLAACAEGPVVPVYVMDDETPGHRRMGAASRWWLHGSLASLAGDLRASGSRLVLRRGRADEVLPALAREVGARRVHALHHYEPWWRNAERAIARVLDLVLHDGNYLHPPGLLKSGSGSPYRIFTPFWRALRETMPPPEPMARTDKIPAPSSWPASEHLDDWSLRPSSPDWATGMAQAWQPGEQGALDRLEAFADSAGDYDVARNLPSVEGSSRLSPHLHFGEISPSLVWHRIARRDGRTEPYLRELAWRDYAQTVILQHPRHGSANGRAQFDDFPWRDLREAAGDFEAWKRGRTGYPIVDAGMRQLWTTGWMHNRVRMIAASFLVKHLLIDWRHGEQWFWDTLIDADYGNNSVNWQWVAGTGIDSSMFVRIMAPLGQSAKFDAADYIRRWVPELAGLPDGVVHDPESHGFRPSGYPARIIDHRAARERALSAYATVRA comes from the coding sequence ATGACGGAACCGGTCATCCTCTGGCTGCGCCGCGACCTGCGGCTGGGCGATCAGGCTGCCCTGCTCGCGGCCTGCGCGGAAGGGCCGGTCGTGCCGGTCTATGTGATGGACGACGAGACGCCGGGCCATCGACGCATGGGGGCGGCCTCCCGCTGGTGGCTGCATGGGAGCCTCGCCAGCCTCGCAGGCGATCTGCGCGCCTCCGGCTCGCGCCTCGTGCTTCGCCGGGGACGCGCGGACGAAGTGCTGCCGGCACTCGCGCGGGAAGTGGGCGCGCGGCGCGTCCATGCCCTGCACCATTATGAGCCCTGGTGGCGCAATGCGGAACGGGCGATCGCGCGCGTGCTCGACCTCGTGCTGCATGATGGAAACTATCTTCACCCGCCAGGCCTGCTGAAGTCCGGCAGCGGCAGCCCCTATCGCATCTTCACGCCCTTCTGGCGGGCATTGCGGGAGACGATGCCGCCGCCGGAACCCATGGCCCGAACGGACAAAATCCCCGCGCCCTCCTCATGGCCGGCGAGTGAGCATCTCGACGACTGGTCGTTGCGCCCGTCCAGCCCCGACTGGGCGACCGGCATGGCACAGGCCTGGCAGCCGGGCGAGCAAGGCGCGCTCGACCGGCTCGAGGCTTTTGCGGACAGCGCCGGGGACTATGACGTCGCGAGGAACCTGCCGTCGGTGGAGGGCAGTTCGCGCCTGTCGCCGCACCTGCATTTCGGAGAGATTTCGCCGTCCCTCGTCTGGCATCGCATTGCCCGGCGCGATGGACGGACCGAGCCCTATCTGCGGGAACTGGCCTGGCGCGACTATGCGCAGACGGTGATCCTCCAGCATCCCCGACATGGCAGTGCCAATGGCAGGGCGCAGTTCGACGATTTTCCGTGGCGAGACCTGCGCGAGGCTGCCGGTGACTTCGAAGCATGGAAGCGGGGCCGCACCGGCTATCCCATCGTCGACGCAGGCATGCGCCAGCTCTGGACGACGGGCTGGATGCACAACCGCGTGCGCATGATCGCGGCGAGCTTCCTGGTGAAGCATCTTCTCATCGACTGGCGCCATGGGGAACAGTGGTTCTGGGATACGCTGATCGATGCCGATTACGGGAACAATAGCGTTAACTGGCAGTGGGTAGCGGGCACCGGGATCGATTCCAGCATGTTCGTCCGGATCATGGCGCCACTGGGCCAATCGGCCAAGTTCGACGCCGCGGATTATATCCGCCGCTGGGTGCCCGAGCTTGCGGGGCTGCCGGATGGAGTGGTCCACGATCCCGAAAGCCATGGGTTCCGGCCATCGGGCTATCCCGCCAGGATCATCGACCATCGCGCCGCCCGCGAGCGCGCGCTTTCCGCTTACGCGACCGTTCGGGCATGA
- the radA gene encoding DNA repair protein RadA, whose protein sequence is MVKLKRRYVCQACGSLATRWQGQCDDCGEWNTLVEEAAPTAFSVRHDLQDGGRAISLVGLDSDVALPERLGTGLAEFDRALGGGLVAGSATLIGGDPGIGKSTLLLQAAASLARAGRGVVYVSGEEAADQVRLRARRLGLGDAPVQLASATSVRDILTTLGRGRAPDLLVIDSIQTMHSDTIEGAPGTVSQVRASAQELVRFAKKGGAALILVGHVTKDGTIAGPRVLEHMVDTVLSFEGERSHQYRILRAIKNRFGGTDEIGVFAMAGEGLQEVANPSLLFLTERDERVAGTAVFPAIEGTRPVLVEIQALTVRLASGATPRRAVVGWDSGRLAMILAVLEARCGLSFSACEVYLNVSGGYRLQDPAADLAVASALISALSERPVPQDAVVMGEIALSGEVRPVAHAPLRLRESAKLGFRRALVPSSAAKQAKELSVSGFTQLSELVDHMLGRD, encoded by the coding sequence ATGGTCAAGCTCAAACGCCGATATGTCTGCCAAGCCTGCGGGTCGCTGGCCACGCGCTGGCAGGGACAATGCGACGATTGCGGAGAATGGAACACGCTGGTCGAGGAAGCCGCGCCGACGGCTTTCTCCGTCCGGCACGATCTGCAGGATGGCGGGCGCGCCATTTCGCTAGTCGGGCTGGACAGCGACGTGGCCCTGCCCGAGCGACTCGGCACCGGCCTTGCCGAATTCGACAGGGCGCTGGGGGGCGGCCTCGTCGCGGGGTCGGCCACGCTGATCGGCGGTGATCCCGGCATCGGCAAATCGACTCTGCTGCTGCAGGCCGCTGCCAGTCTCGCCCGCGCGGGGCGCGGCGTCGTGTACGTGAGCGGGGAGGAAGCGGCCGATCAGGTGCGGCTGCGGGCGCGCCGGCTCGGCCTTGGCGATGCGCCCGTGCAGCTCGCCAGCGCGACATCCGTGCGCGATATTCTCACCACGCTGGGGCGGGGGCGCGCACCGGATCTGCTCGTCATCGATTCCATCCAGACGATGCACAGCGACACGATCGAGGGCGCGCCGGGCACGGTGAGCCAGGTCCGCGCCTCCGCGCAGGAACTCGTCCGCTTCGCCAAGAAGGGCGGAGCCGCGCTCATCCTGGTGGGGCATGTCACCAAGGACGGCACGATCGCGGGACCGCGCGTGCTGGAGCACATGGTCGACACGGTGCTCAGTTTCGAGGGTGAGCGCAGCCATCAATATCGCATCCTGAGAGCGATCAAGAACCGGTTCGGCGGCACCGACGAGATCGGCGTCTTCGCCATGGCCGGCGAAGGGCTCCAGGAAGTCGCCAATCCTTCCCTGCTTTTCCTCACCGAGCGGGACGAACGCGTGGCCGGCACGGCAGTCTTTCCCGCGATCGAGGGGACGCGGCCGGTGCTTGTGGAAATCCAGGCCCTGACGGTGCGGCTTGCCAGCGGCGCCACGCCCCGGCGCGCGGTGGTGGGCTGGGACAGCGGCCGCCTCGCCATGATCCTCGCCGTGCTGGAGGCGCGTTGCGGGCTCAGCTTCTCGGCCTGTGAAGTCTATCTCAATGTCTCGGGCGGCTATCGCCTGCAGGATCCGGCCGCCGACCTTGCCGTGGCCAGCGCGCTCATCTCCGCGCTCTCCGAGCGACCCGTGCCGCAGGACGCCGTGGTGATGGGTGAAATCGCGCTATCCGGCGAGGTGAGGCCCGTGGCGCATGCCCCGCTGCGCCTGCGCGAATCGGCCAAGCTCGGCTTCCGGCGCGCGCTCGTTCCGTCGAGCGCGGCAAAGCAGGCCAAGGAACTCTCCGTGAGCGGTTTCACGCAGCTCAGCGAGCTTGTTGACCATATGCTTGGGCGGGACTAG
- a CDS encoding CvpA family protein, with protein MTALDIAVLLLIGGLAIRGFIAGFVTESLALGALIGGFVAVRLFHAPVTAMLTGLVGSEYGAALIAFVAIFGLVYGLGKVLAGYIGGKTKSSALGMFDRLLGLGFGAVKGLLVATICFVLFTIVYDALYGIETNRPDWMRLSRSYPLLNASSSATSKWIAENSRQGGLLGDFGESEQDNAADAGE; from the coding sequence ATGACCGCACTCGACATTGCCGTCCTCCTTCTCATCGGCGGCCTCGCCATTCGCGGGTTCATCGCAGGCTTTGTCACGGAATCGCTGGCGCTGGGCGCATTGATCGGCGGCTTTGTCGCGGTGCGCCTGTTCCACGCCCCGGTGACGGCGATGCTGACCGGCCTCGTCGGCTCGGAATATGGCGCGGCCCTCATCGCCTTCGTCGCGATCTTCGGGCTTGTCTACGGGCTCGGGAAAGTGCTGGCCGGCTATATCGGCGGCAAGACCAAGAGCTCTGCGCTGGGCATGTTCGACCGGCTTCTCGGGCTTGGCTTCGGCGCGGTGAAGGGCCTGCTCGTCGCCACGATCTGTTTCGTTCTCTTCACGATCGTCTATGACGCGCTCTACGGGATAGAGACGAACCGGCCGGACTGGATGCGCCTCTCGCGCTCCTATCCGCTGCTGAACGCCAGCAGCTCGGCCACGAGCAAATGGATTGCGGAGAACAGTCGGCAGGGCGGGCTGCTCGGCGATTTCGGAGAAAGCGAGCAGGACAATGCGGCCGATGCCGGCGAATGA
- a CDS encoding iron-sulfur cluster assembly scaffold protein, whose product MSASLYSIDVLRMAADVASFPPLSDADGADERRSPTCGSRMSVTLRLDAAGTIEAIGLDAKACALGQAAAAIFARGVIGADKARIAAASQGWRAYLSRESDSLPDWPSLDLLAAGRDYPARHPSMRLAFEAAEAAMEQALARASAGG is encoded by the coding sequence ATGAGCGCCAGCCTTTACAGCATTGACGTCCTGCGCATGGCGGCGGACGTGGCGTCCTTCCCGCCGCTCAGCGATGCCGATGGCGCCGACGAACGGCGCTCCCCCACCTGCGGCAGCCGGATGAGCGTGACGCTGCGCCTGGATGCGGCAGGCACCATCGAGGCGATCGGGCTCGACGCCAAGGCCTGTGCGCTCGGACAGGCGGCTGCGGCGATCTTCGCACGCGGCGTAATCGGCGCGGACAAGGCGCGGATCGCGGCTGCGAGCCAGGGCTGGCGCGCCTATCTTTCTCGGGAAAGCGACAGCCTGCCCGACTGGCCGTCGCTCGACCTGCTGGCGGCAGGGCGCGATTATCCGGCGCGGCATCCCTCCATGCGCCTTGCCTTTGAAGCGGCGGAAGCCGCCATGGAGCAGGCGCTGGCTCGGGCATCGGCCGGTGGATGA
- a CDS encoding SAM-dependent methyltransferase, with protein MTVHNPPASRQRAFLRRTGARAGRGLWRSVPGALFTSVLRRVDRGLLTGSLELHLPDGAVRLLGGHAPGFSAIVHLASWRAVARLATSGSTGWYRAWAAGDWSSPDPVTLFALFGANARSLGSAARSSGLPRLLGRLKLARRHNSRRGARRNIAEHYDLGNDFYALWLDRTLTYSSACPAYPDEPLDEAQTRKIDALLDRLDLKDGDRLLEIGCGWGGLAARALERYDLQYTGLTLSSEQKAHVEQRLAASGAPARVLLRDYRDAEGTYDAIASVEMVEAVGERYWPAYLESIARLLKPGGRAAIQFISIDDAIFPAYAARADFIQQYVFPGGCLLSERRFREIAAQKGLLWQDQVRFGLDYAWTLRKWRERFDAAVDAGMLPLRFDVRFVDLWRYYLMYCEGGFIGRSIDVSQVTLVKGDSPPA; from the coding sequence ATGACGGTCCACAATCCGCCAGCGAGCCGCCAACGCGCTTTCCTGCGCCGGACGGGCGCGCGGGCGGGGCGGGGGCTCTGGCGCTCCGTGCCGGGGGCATTGTTCACATCCGTGCTGAGACGAGTCGATCGGGGCCTGCTGACCGGCTCCCTGGAGCTGCACTTGCCGGATGGCGCCGTGCGCCTGCTCGGCGGCCATGCGCCCGGCTTCTCGGCCATCGTCCATCTTGCAAGCTGGCGGGCAGTCGCGCGCCTCGCCACCTCCGGCTCGACGGGCTGGTATCGCGCATGGGCAGCGGGCGACTGGTCCAGCCCGGATCCGGTGACGCTGTTCGCCCTGTTCGGCGCGAATGCCCGTTCCCTGGGGAGTGCGGCGCGCTCGTCCGGGCTGCCGCGCCTGCTCGGGCGACTGAAACTCGCCCGGCGGCACAACAGCCGGCGTGGCGCGCGCCGGAACATCGCCGAGCATTACGACCTCGGCAATGATTTCTACGCGCTCTGGCTCGACCGCACTCTCACTTATTCGAGCGCATGCCCCGCCTATCCCGATGAACCGCTGGACGAAGCGCAGACCCGCAAGATCGACGCGCTTCTGGACCGGCTCGACCTCAAAGACGGGGACCGGCTGCTGGAGATCGGCTGCGGGTGGGGCGGCCTGGCCGCGCGGGCGCTTGAGCGATACGATTTGCAATATACGGGCCTTACGCTGTCGAGCGAACAGAAGGCCCATGTCGAGCAGCGCCTCGCCGCCAGCGGAGCGCCCGCCCGCGTGCTGCTGCGCGATTATCGCGACGCGGAAGGCACGTATGACGCAATCGCGAGCGTGGAAATGGTCGAGGCGGTCGGGGAGCGCTACTGGCCCGCTTATCTGGAAAGCATTGCGCGCCTGCTGAAGCCGGGTGGGCGAGCGGCCATCCAGTTCATCAGCATCGATGATGCAATCTTTCCCGCTTATGCCGCCCGGGCGGACTTCATCCAGCAATATGTCTTCCCCGGCGGCTGCCTGCTCTCCGAGCGGCGCTTCCGGGAGATCGCCGCACAGAAGGGGCTGCTGTGGCAGGATCAGGTCCGCTTCGGGCTTGATTATGCCTGGACCCTGCGCAAGTGGCGCGAGCGCTTCGACGCCGCCGTCGATGCCGGCATGCTGCCGCTCCGGTTCGATGTCCGCTTCGTCGATCTGTGGCGCTATTATCTGATGTACTGCGAGGGCGGGTTCATCGGCCGTTCGATCGACGTCTCGCAAGTCACTCTGGTGAAGGGCGATTCGCCGCCGGCATAG
- a CDS encoding cation:proton antiporter translates to MDDAGAVPTVTELLLSEGVILLSVALAFVILFRRFGLGATLGYLVAGALVGPYGLGLVGGGESKLAIAEIGIVLLLFLVGLELNPARLWRLRRDIFGLGVLQVVTCGIVLVALIFLTTGFTLGAAIALGLPLALSSTAQVLPSLKESGRINSPFGEKAFSILLLQDLAIVPMITIIASLSRAPADPAAPPNWMLALYTLGAIVGLVLAGRFLLQPLLRLVGRFGERELFVAVGLFAVLASASLMHALHLSPALGAFIAGVMLADSPYRHEIESDVEPFRMILLGLFFVAVGMVLDVGVIIREPLFILGMALALVAVKIGLIAGLGRLFGMPSGQALALGLLLSQGGEFGFVLFAHAQNALLIAPEAASMFSAIVTVSMMTTPLLLMLARRLEFSAKDDETAALDGPDGQARGGAIIVGYGRFGQTVAQMLMGQGCKVTLIDRKPAQIEQSRQFDIKVYYGDGTSIDLLRRAGAEEASLLIFALDDRRLTPAMVHEAMEAFPQAAVLVRAHDRQQLLDFASLSPAAVVREVFESAVTMGRFALKELGVSPEQIDEIERQYRDNDRKRLDVQLASGLLATKDLLYRPGRTMVLPHKATVGDEA, encoded by the coding sequence GTGGATGACGCCGGCGCGGTTCCGACCGTGACGGAATTGCTGCTGAGCGAAGGTGTCATCCTGCTCAGCGTCGCTTTGGCCTTCGTGATCCTGTTCCGTCGTTTCGGGCTCGGCGCCACGCTCGGCTATCTGGTGGCCGGCGCGCTGGTGGGACCCTATGGTCTCGGCCTGGTGGGCGGGGGCGAAAGCAAGCTCGCCATTGCCGAGATCGGCATCGTGCTGCTGCTGTTCCTGGTCGGCCTGGAGCTCAATCCCGCGCGTCTCTGGCGGCTGAGACGGGATATCTTCGGGCTGGGCGTGCTGCAGGTGGTGACGTGCGGCATCGTGCTCGTCGCGCTGATCTTCCTGACGACCGGCTTCACGCTCGGCGCCGCGATTGCCCTCGGGCTCCCTCTCGCCCTGTCCTCCACCGCGCAGGTGCTGCCCAGCCTGAAGGAGAGCGGGCGGATCAACTCCCCGTTCGGCGAGAAGGCCTTCTCCATCCTGCTGCTGCAGGACCTGGCGATCGTGCCGATGATCACCATCATCGCCTCGCTTTCCCGGGCGCCGGCCGATCCCGCCGCGCCGCCCAACTGGATGCTGGCGCTCTATACGCTGGGCGCGATCGTCGGCCTCGTCCTGGCCGGGCGCTTCCTGCTCCAGCCTCTGCTGCGTCTCGTCGGCCGTTTCGGGGAGCGGGAGCTGTTCGTGGCGGTCGGGCTGTTCGCGGTGCTGGCGTCCGCCTCGCTGATGCACGCCCTGCACCTCTCGCCGGCGCTCGGCGCCTTCATTGCGGGTGTGATGCTGGCGGACTCGCCCTATCGGCACGAGATCGAGTCCGATGTCGAGCCGTTCCGCATGATCCTGCTTGGCCTGTTCTTCGTCGCGGTCGGCATGGTGCTCGATGTCGGAGTCATCATCCGGGAACCGCTGTTCATCCTGGGCATGGCGCTGGCGCTGGTGGCCGTGAAAATCGGGCTCATCGCCGGACTGGGCCGGCTGTTCGGCATGCCAAGCGGGCAGGCGCTGGCGCTCGGCCTGCTGTTGAGCCAAGGTGGCGAGTTCGGCTTCGTGCTGTTCGCCCATGCGCAGAACGCGCTGCTGATCGCGCCGGAAGCCGCGAGCATGTTCAGCGCGATCGTCACCGTCTCGATGATGACGACGCCGCTGCTGCTCATGCTCGCGCGCCGGCTCGAATTCTCGGCGAAGGACGACGAGACGGCGGCGCTCGACGGGCCGGACGGGCAGGCGCGCGGCGGCGCGATCATCGTGGGCTATGGCCGTTTCGGTCAGACCGTGGCCCAGATGCTGATGGGCCAGGGTTGCAAGGTCACGCTCATCGACCGGAAGCCAGCCCAGATCGAGCAATCCCGCCAGTTCGACATCAAGGTCTATTATGGCGACGGCACCAGCATCGATCTTCTGCGGCGGGCTGGCGCGGAGGAGGCCAGCCTGCTGATCTTCGCGCTCGATGATCGCCGGCTGACGCCTGCCATGGTCCACGAAGCGATGGAGGCCTTTCCGCAGGCTGCCGTGCTGGTGCGTGCGCATGATCGCCAGCAGCTTCTCGACTTCGCCAGCCTCTCGCCTGCTGCCGTGGTCCGGGAAGTGTTCGAATCCGCCGTGACCATGGGCAGGTTCGCCCTCAAGGAGCTGGGTGTTTCACCCGAGCAGATCGACGAGATCGAGCGGCAGTATCGCGACAATGATCGCAAGCGACTGGACGTGCAGCTCGCTTCGGGATTGCTGGCGACCAAGGATCTGCTTTACCGCCCCGGGCGGACCATGGTCCTGCCTCACAAGGCGACAGTGGGAGACGAGGCATGA